The following proteins are encoded in a genomic region of Pelodictyon phaeoclathratiforme BU-1:
- a CDS encoding ABC transporter ATP-binding protein, with amino-acid sequence MLEAKNISKSYTLPGKKSIEILRKVNLTLGEGEMVTVIGASGSGKTTLLNLLGTLDTPDSGEILFDKEVLFRDKKYTLSQKALATFRNRKIGFVFQFHHLLSDFTALENVAMPEFIATGKLPPAKKRAGELLASLGLSERFDHLPSELSGGEQQRVAIARALMNNPKLILADEPSGNLDNQNSRILYELMARLSKERQTSFVIVTHNEEYAALADRCLRMADGQLHPCGG; translated from the coding sequence ATGCTTGAAGCAAAAAATATCAGCAAGTCCTACACCCTTCCGGGGAAAAAGAGCATCGAGATCCTCCGCAAAGTCAATCTCACGCTTGGCGAAGGTGAGATGGTGACCGTCATCGGTGCCTCAGGAAGCGGCAAAACAACCTTGCTCAACCTGCTCGGCACCCTCGACACACCCGACAGCGGCGAAATCCTCTTTGACAAGGAAGTTTTGTTCCGGGATAAAAAATACACGCTCTCACAAAAAGCGTTGGCAACGTTCCGGAACCGGAAAATCGGCTTCGTCTTCCAGTTCCACCACCTCCTTTCCGACTTCACCGCCCTCGAAAATGTGGCGATGCCCGAATTCATCGCCACCGGCAAACTGCCGCCCGCAAAAAAAAGGGCCGGAGAGCTGCTTGCAAGCCTTGGCCTCTCGGAGCGGTTCGACCACCTCCCCTCTGAACTCTCCGGTGGTGAACAGCAGCGCGTCGCCATTGCCCGCGCCCTGATGAACAACCCGAAACTGATACTGGCCGACGAACCAAGCGGCAACCTCGACAACCAGAACAGCCGCATTCTCTACGAACTCATGGCCCGCCTGAGCAAGGAGCGCCAAACCTCCTTCGTCATCGTCACCCACAACGAAGAGTACGCCGCCCTCGCCGACCGCTGCCTGCGCATGGCAGATGGGCAGTTGCATCCCTGCGGGGGGTGA
- a CDS encoding glutamate-5-semialdehyde dehydrogenase produces MKETITKQLIAVQQASREIITLTDETINSLLCALADSIPSHQEAILQANQKDIERMDPADPMVDRLLLNASRLDAIAADIRNVASLPSPLDALLEERVLPNGLNLKKVTVPIGVIGIIYEARPNVTFDVFALCLKSGNATVLKGGSDAMYSNIAIVELIHSVLKQHGINPDTLYLLPAEREAAAVMLNAVGYIDMIIPRGSQKLIDFVRNNAKVPVIETGAGIVHTYFDKSGDLDLGKHIIFNAKTRRPSVCNALDTLVIHQERLADLPALVEPLQEKQVMLFADEAAFQALQGSYPDDLLHQAEPEHFGTEFLSLKMSVKTVSSLEEALEHITRYSSRHSEAIIATDPETTATFLKRVDAAVVYANTSTAFTDGAQFGLGAEIGISTQKLHARGPMALKELTTYKWIIEGNGQTRPA; encoded by the coding sequence ATGAAAGAAACGATAACGAAACAACTCATAGCCGTCCAGCAGGCAAGCAGGGAGATCATCACCCTCACCGACGAAACCATCAACAGCCTGCTCTGCGCCCTTGCCGACAGCATACCATCTCACCAGGAGGCCATTCTCCAGGCAAACCAGAAAGATATCGAACGAATGGATCCGGCTGACCCCATGGTTGACCGGCTGCTGCTGAATGCATCGCGTCTTGATGCCATTGCTGCCGACATCCGTAATGTCGCTTCACTCCCTTCTCCGCTTGATGCACTGCTTGAAGAGCGGGTGCTGCCGAACGGCCTCAACCTGAAAAAAGTGACCGTACCAATAGGCGTGATCGGCATCATCTACGAAGCAAGGCCAAACGTCACCTTCGACGTCTTTGCGCTCTGCCTGAAATCGGGCAATGCAACCGTCCTGAAAGGAGGAAGTGATGCCATGTACTCCAATATTGCCATTGTCGAACTGATCCACTCCGTCCTGAAGCAGCATGGCATCAATCCTGATACCCTCTACCTGCTGCCCGCAGAACGGGAAGCCGCCGCCGTCATGCTCAACGCAGTCGGCTATATCGACATGATTATTCCACGCGGAAGCCAGAAGCTGATCGACTTTGTCCGTAACAACGCAAAGGTTCCGGTCATCGAAACCGGCGCAGGCATTGTGCACACCTATTTCGACAAAAGCGGCGATCTTGACCTCGGCAAGCATATCATCTTCAACGCCAAAACCCGTCGCCCCAGCGTCTGCAACGCCCTTGATACTCTCGTGATCCACCAGGAGCGTCTCGCCGACCTCCCTGCTCTGGTAGAACCGCTTCAGGAAAAACAGGTGATGCTCTTTGCTGATGAGGCCGCCTTTCAGGCACTGCAGGGCTCCTATCCTGACGACCTGCTCCATCAGGCTGAACCGGAACATTTCGGCACCGAATTCCTTTCTCTGAAAATGTCGGTAAAAACGGTTTCCTCCCTTGAAGAAGCGCTGGAGCATATCACCCGCTACAGCTCACGCCACAGCGAAGCCATCATCGCGACTGACCCCGAGACAACGGCAACCTTCCTCAAACGGGTCGATGCCGCCGTGGTCTATGCCAACACCTCAACCGCCTTCACCGACGGCGCACAGTTCGGACTTGGCGCCGAGATCGGCATCAGTACACAGAAGCTCCATGCCAGAGGCCCGATGGCGCTGAAAGAGCTGACAACATATAAATGGATTATTGAAGGAAACGGCCAAACCAGACCAGCATAA
- the proB gene encoding glutamate 5-kinase, which yields MKQLINPLYKKIVVKVGTNVITTKKGELDLEILQQLTTQIAELQKQGIQIILVSSGAVGAGRSVVKLSGTIAPVAARQVLSSTGQIKLISSYNELFAKHGLITAQILVTKSDFSDRLHYLNMQTCFSSLLQQNIIPVVNENDAVSVTELMFTDNDELSGLIASMMDVEGYIILSHVDGLFDMKSGNGTIIPIIDPSTKHFHQYINPGKSEFGRGGMLTKCHIAQKLSRLGITVHIANGRTPGILLSLLEGEQTGTKFLPQKATHGPKRWIANSEGMEKGAVTVNMGAEMALVAGDRANSLLPVGIESVEGRFLKGDIIKVCATDGTIIGYGMAQYSSEKTVAIMGLQDQKPLIHYDYLYITT from the coding sequence ATGAAACAGTTGATCAATCCTCTCTATAAAAAAATAGTCGTCAAAGTCGGCACCAACGTCATTACCACAAAAAAAGGCGAACTTGACCTTGAAATTCTCCAGCAGCTTACCACCCAGATTGCGGAACTGCAAAAACAGGGAATTCAGATCATTCTCGTCTCGTCGGGAGCTGTCGGCGCCGGACGCTCGGTGGTCAAACTCTCCGGAACCATCGCGCCGGTTGCGGCCCGCCAGGTACTTTCCTCTACAGGCCAGATCAAACTGATCAGCAGCTACAACGAGCTCTTTGCAAAGCACGGGCTGATCACCGCCCAGATTCTGGTCACCAAGAGCGATTTCAGCGACCGCCTGCACTATCTCAACATGCAGACCTGCTTCAGCTCCCTTCTGCAGCAAAACATAATCCCCGTTGTCAATGAGAACGATGCCGTGTCAGTGACCGAATTGATGTTTACCGACAATGATGAGCTCTCCGGCCTCATTGCATCCATGATGGATGTTGAGGGCTACATCATTCTCTCGCATGTTGATGGCCTTTTTGACATGAAATCAGGCAATGGCACCATCATCCCCATCATTGATCCCTCGACCAAACATTTCCACCAGTATATCAATCCGGGAAAATCAGAATTCGGCAGAGGAGGGATGTTGACCAAGTGCCATATCGCGCAGAAACTCTCCCGTCTCGGCATCACCGTCCATATTGCCAACGGACGCACTCCCGGTATTCTCCTCTCGCTTCTTGAGGGAGAACAGACCGGCACAAAATTTCTGCCGCAAAAGGCAACCCACGGCCCGAAACGGTGGATTGCAAACAGCGAAGGGATGGAAAAGGGAGCGGTCACCGTCAACATGGGCGCTGAAATGGCCCTGGTGGCCGGAGATCGAGCCAACAGCCTGCTGCCGGTCGGTATTGAATCGGTTGAAGGGCGTTTCCTGAAAGGCGACATCATCAAGGTCTGTGCGACGGACGGAACCATCATCGGCTACGGTATGGCGCAATACAGCTCGGAAAAAACAGTTGCAATCATGGGTCTGCAGGATCAGAAACCCCTGATTCATTACGATTACCTCTATATCACCACCTGA
- a CDS encoding DMT family transporter, translating to MHWIYLIMAILFEVSGTTCMKISDGFSKLAPTLFIFIFYGLSFTFLSLALKVLPIALTYAIWSGIGTAAITVIGVIWFGEGINAIKLASLLLIIIGVAGLHFSQEVH from the coding sequence ATGCACTGGATCTATCTGATTATGGCGATTTTGTTTGAAGTATCCGGCACCACCTGCATGAAAATATCTGACGGATTCAGTAAACTTGCACCAACGCTTTTTATCTTTATTTTTTACGGGCTGAGTTTTACCTTTCTTTCGCTGGCGCTCAAGGTACTTCCCATCGCCCTGACCTATGCAATCTGGTCAGGAATTGGAACGGCAGCAATTACCGTTATCGGAGTCATCTGGTTCGGTGAAGGTATAAACGCCATTAAACTCGCATCCCTGCTGCTGATTATTATCGGCGTTGCAGGGTTGCATTTCAGTCAAGAGGTTCACTAA
- a CDS encoding cation:proton antiporter, with the protein MVLMSLIDISLPLKNPVLQFSLLLLIILFAPFLLSRLKIPSLITLILAGALIGPHGLNLMLRDSSIILFGTVGLLYIMFLAGLEIDVADFRKNSSKSILFGLYTFLISIVLGIVVALYILHFSLLSSILIGSIFASHTLIVYPVVSKLGIAKNKAVNVAIGGTLITDTLALLVLAVVVGLSEGELTAAFWIRLLIGITLFSLVVILLFPVIARWFFKRFDDSVQQYLFVLAMVFFSAFLAEAAGVEAIIGAFLGGLALNRLIPRTSPLMNRIKFVGNAIFIPFFLIGVGMLINIQAFFKGYETIEVAVVITIAATVAKYLSAWITQKLFGFSLDQRRLIFGLISAHAALALATVLIGYNIIIGYSITGAPVRLLDESVLNGTILFILLTCTLATIVGEKGAQNIALAEAADDVPEPGVLAADERILIYMNDISTVDELVNLSVTVTSVKNRKGIYAMHVADNSMPDETQEKRAGKILEKAAVAASSTDNKLTGLLRYDSDILNGIAGVIREQKINELIIGLHHKQSLMDSFFGSSPESILRRCNVTTFIYRSVQPLATIKRTIIVIPVGAENEVGFVLWMQSVINIIKNTGSRMVIYASRQTIAYLKEAYRESIVHAEYKMFKEWADFLVLSNEIKKDDNLIIVMSRKNNISYHARMAKIPLYLNRYFQKNSFILIYPVQSGIPEDTCDDIPVRTRQKSVINFEKILNKIYKKIRR; encoded by the coding sequence ATGGTGTTGATGAGCCTGATAGATATATCACTGCCCTTGAAAAATCCGGTATTACAGTTTTCGCTGCTGCTCCTTATCATCCTGTTTGCTCCCTTTCTTCTCAGCCGGCTGAAAATTCCAAGCCTGATCACTCTTATCCTTGCCGGAGCGCTCATTGGCCCTCATGGATTGAATCTGATGCTTCGTGACAGCAGTATCATCCTCTTTGGTACGGTGGGTCTGCTCTACATCATGTTTCTTGCAGGCCTTGAGATAGATGTTGCCGATTTTCGCAAAAACAGCAGCAAAAGTATCCTGTTTGGACTTTATACTTTCCTTATCTCCATTGTACTCGGTATTGTTGTAGCGCTCTATATTCTCCATTTTTCCCTGCTTTCATCCATCCTTATCGGCAGTATCTTTGCCTCTCATACGCTCATTGTTTACCCGGTTGTCAGCAAGCTTGGCATAGCCAAAAACAAGGCGGTCAATGTAGCAATCGGTGGCACACTTATCACCGACACTCTTGCTCTTCTGGTGCTTGCAGTTGTTGTCGGACTCTCGGAAGGGGAGTTGACTGCCGCATTCTGGATACGACTTCTTATCGGTATAACGCTCTTCAGTCTGGTTGTCATCCTGCTCTTTCCCGTTATAGCCCGATGGTTTTTCAAGCGTTTTGACGACAGCGTGCAACAGTACCTCTTTGTTTTGGCGATGGTCTTTTTCAGCGCCTTTCTTGCCGAGGCCGCAGGTGTTGAGGCTATTATCGGGGCATTTCTTGGAGGTCTTGCCCTGAACCGCCTCATCCCGCGGACATCACCGCTCATGAACCGCATCAAGTTTGTCGGCAATGCCATCTTTATTCCTTTTTTTCTGATCGGGGTTGGTATGCTGATCAATATTCAGGCTTTCTTCAAGGGTTATGAAACCATTGAAGTTGCTGTGGTCATCACCATTGCTGCTACGGTGGCCAAATATCTTTCAGCCTGGATTACCCAAAAACTCTTCGGCTTTTCCCTTGACCAGCGCAGACTCATTTTTGGACTGATCAGCGCACATGCCGCACTCGCACTGGCAACCGTCCTGATTGGTTACAATATTATCATTGGCTATAGCATTACTGGCGCTCCTGTCAGACTGCTCGATGAAAGCGTGCTCAACGGCACGATTCTCTTTATTCTGCTAACCTGCACGCTGGCAACCATAGTTGGGGAGAAAGGGGCGCAGAACATTGCCCTTGCCGAAGCGGCAGATGATGTTCCAGAACCCGGAGTGCTTGCCGCTGATGAGCGTATACTGATTTATATGAACGACATCAGCACGGTTGATGAGTTGGTCAATCTCAGCGTAACCGTAACATCTGTCAAAAACCGCAAGGGTATCTATGCCATGCATGTCGCCGATAACAGCATGCCCGATGAGACGCAGGAAAAACGTGCGGGAAAAATTCTTGAAAAGGCTGCAGTTGCCGCATCATCCACTGATAACAAGCTGACGGGTTTGCTTCGTTATGACAGCGATATACTCAATGGTATTGCTGGCGTTATCAGAGAACAGAAAATTAACGAACTGATTATAGGCCTTCATCATAAGCAGAGCCTCATGGACAGCTTTTTTGGCAGTTCACCGGAAAGCATTCTCCGACGCTGTAATGTCACCACTTTTATCTACAGATCGGTTCAGCCCCTTGCCACCATCAAACGAACCATTATCGTAATTCCTGTAGGAGCAGAAAATGAGGTTGGTTTTGTATTGTGGATGCAGAGCGTCATCAATATCATAAAAAACACCGGCAGCAGGATGGTCATCTATGCATCCCGTCAGACTATTGCTTATCTGAAGGAGGCTTATAGAGAGAGCATTGTTCATGCCGAGTACAAGATGTTCAAGGAGTGGGCTGATTTTCTTGTGCTCTCAAATGAGATAAAAAAAGACGATAACCTTATTATCGTCATGAGCCGGAAGAACAACATCTCCTATCACGCCAGGATGGCAAAGATACCGCTCTATCTCAACAGGTATTTCCAGAAAAACAGCTTTATCCTCATTTATCCCGTTCAGAGCGGCATTCCAGAAGATACCTGTGATGACATTCCCGTCCGGACGCGCCAAAAATCAGTCATTAATTTTGAAAAAATCCTGAACAAGATCTACAAAAAAATCCGTCGATGA
- the msrB gene encoding peptide-methionine (R)-S-oxide reductase MsrB, producing MTEKQHPANPYYSRTDTTSLNLSDAIWKEVLSPAVYEVARHGSTEQAFSGKYWDYEGRGSYFCAACGNMLFRSDAKFATTCGWPSFFETLRPNSVLYRKDSSFGMERTEVVCGRCKAHLGHVFDDGPPPTGKRFCMNSVILEFEPDKSSSKKQP from the coding sequence ATGACTGAAAAGCAACATCCGGCCAATCCCTATTACTCGCGTACCGATACAACCAGCCTCAATCTTTCTGATGCCATCTGGAAGGAGGTGCTTTCTCCGGCAGTATATGAGGTGGCTCGCCACGGTTCAACCGAGCAGGCATTTTCAGGAAAATACTGGGATTATGAGGGGCGGGGAAGCTACTTCTGTGCAGCATGTGGCAATATGCTTTTTCGCTCCGACGCCAAATTTGCCACTACCTGCGGCTGGCCCAGCTTTTTTGAAACCCTGCGCCCAAACAGTGTTCTCTATCGGAAAGACTCCTCTTTTGGTATGGAGCGGACAGAGGTCGTTTGCGGACGCTGCAAAGCACATCTTGGTCACGTTTTTGACGATGGGCCGCCTCCAACGGGAAAGCGCTTCTGCATGAACTCAGTCATACTTGAATTCGAGCCGGATAAATCCTCATCGAAAAAGCAGCCATAA
- a CDS encoding CsgG/HfaB family protein: protein MRFTNHTSAGWWEGSVGTDLQDMLIAELASTNSFRVLERRELDAVLNEQDLGDSGRVNPRTRARLGKITGAKYLVAATLSAFEQNTSGGGGGLSFGGISLGGRQDKAYMAVDLKVIDVETGEIYDARTVEATSKSSGISVGVHRGGFGGNLGQYQNTPVGKAIRACIMEIVEYLECSLVEGKDSGCMDEYRSKERSRREKTKGSIQLD from the coding sequence TTGAGATTCACAAACCACACCTCTGCAGGATGGTGGGAAGGGAGTGTGGGAACGGATCTGCAGGATATGCTCATTGCAGAACTGGCATCGACGAACAGTTTTCGAGTACTCGAAAGGAGAGAACTTGACGCTGTTCTCAATGAACAGGATCTGGGTGATTCCGGAAGGGTAAATCCCAGAACAAGGGCACGATTAGGGAAAATTACCGGTGCCAAGTATCTGGTCGCTGCTACACTTTCAGCCTTTGAACAGAACACAAGCGGTGGCGGAGGGGGACTCTCTTTTGGTGGTATCAGTTTGGGAGGCAGGCAGGACAAGGCCTATATGGCTGTCGACCTTAAAGTGATTGATGTTGAAACAGGCGAAATCTATGATGCCCGGACTGTAGAGGCCACATCAAAATCCAGTGGTATCAGCGTAGGTGTACACCGTGGAGGCTTTGGCGGTAACCTTGGCCAGTATCAGAATACTCCTGTAGGGAAAGCAATCAGGGCTTGTATCATGGAAATAGTCGAGTACCTGGAGTGCTCTCTGGTAGAAGGAAAGGATAGTGGTTGCATGGACGAGTATAGATCGAAGGAAAGATCCAGAAGAGAAAAGACCAAAGGTTCAATTCAACTAGATTAA
- a CDS encoding (deoxy)nucleoside triphosphate pyrophosphohydrolase, which produces MAVIENVPHIGDVVCAIIEKEGLFLVAQRPEGKSMASLWEFPGGKVNQNETEKAALQRELQEELGVTVNIIQRLTPCFHTYPDFSLTLIPYRCLLYGEEPRALEHQALRWITPYETGLYNFPDADVPILEEYLAQIRSS; this is translated from the coding sequence ATGGCTGTTATAGAAAATGTTCCTCATATCGGGGATGTTGTCTGTGCGATTATTGAAAAGGAAGGTTTGTTTCTTGTCGCACAACGTCCCGAAGGGAAGTCGATGGCATCCCTGTGGGAATTTCCCGGCGGCAAGGTAAACCAGAATGAAACGGAAAAAGCTGCCCTGCAAAGAGAACTTCAGGAAGAACTCGGTGTGACGGTGAACATCATTCAGCGCCTGACCCCTTGTTTCCACACCTACCCTGATTTTTCCCTGACGCTTATACCGTACCGATGCCTGTTGTATGGAGAGGAGCCCAGGGCGCTTGAACATCAAGCACTCCGTTGGATAACTCCTTATGAAACAGGCTTGTACAACTTTCCCGATGCCGATGTGCCGATACTCGAAGAGTACCTTGCACAAATCAGATCGTCCTGA
- a CDS encoding vWA domain-containing protein produces the protein MKKQLLPLLVAVCAATGTTSLEAKTIAGSDNAEVRGVQALSLRKAMEGYARQYDNLRLVEQKCPRDYRLVQLCLLLDTSNSMDGLINQAKSQLWQIVNELSRMHKRGENIRLEVALYEYGNNNLPATSGYIRQVTPFTENLDLLSEALFSLDTNGGSEYCGHVIGSSLNQLQWNSSREGLKMIFIAGNEPFNQGSIDYDVACRWAAGKDIVVNTIYCGDYREGIGSFWQRGAVLGGGSYFAIDSDRDAGGIPTPYDHDLVLLNSRINSTYVPYGKAGKESIARQSQQDANAAKLSAPVSAARSVSKGSSLYKASEWDLVDAVEEKKITTGQLKKEELPEELRKMNTGQLNGYVQQKKREREEVKAQITELSRKRDAYILQKQKQNAGEQSLGSVILKNLRAQAEAKNFRFK, from the coding sequence ATGAAGAAACAATTATTGCCACTGCTTGTTGCTGTCTGCGCAGCCACCGGAACAACATCTCTTGAAGCAAAAACTATAGCCGGTTCAGACAATGCTGAGGTCAGGGGAGTGCAGGCGCTCTCGCTGAGGAAGGCCATGGAGGGTTATGCACGGCAGTACGACAATCTCAGGTTGGTTGAACAAAAATGCCCTCGTGATTACAGGCTTGTTCAGCTCTGTTTGCTGCTCGATACCAGCAACAGTATGGACGGACTGATCAATCAGGCAAAGAGCCAGTTATGGCAGATCGTCAACGAACTTTCAAGAATGCATAAACGGGGCGAAAACATTCGGCTTGAGGTCGCGCTCTATGAATATGGCAACAACAACCTTCCGGCAACGTCGGGATATATCCGTCAGGTGACTCCGTTTACGGAAAACCTCGACCTGCTTTCCGAAGCGCTTTTCTCTCTCGACACCAACGGCGGTTCGGAGTATTGCGGGCATGTTATCGGCAGCAGCCTGAACCAGTTGCAGTGGAATAGTTCCCGGGAAGGTCTGAAAATGATTTTCATTGCGGGTAATGAACCGTTCAACCAGGGATCGATTGATTACGATGTGGCTTGCCGGTGGGCTGCCGGAAAGGATATCGTGGTCAACACCATCTACTGTGGGGACTACCGTGAAGGTATCGGATCATTCTGGCAGAGAGGGGCCGTTTTGGGTGGTGGCAGCTACTTTGCCATCGACAGCGACAGGGATGCAGGAGGTATTCCGACACCTTATGATCATGATCTGGTACTGTTGAACAGCCGGATCAACAGCACCTATGTACCCTATGGCAAGGCTGGAAAAGAGAGCATTGCCCGCCAGTCGCAGCAGGACGCGAACGCTGCAAAACTTTCCGCACCCGTTTCGGCAGCAAGGAGTGTCTCAAAAGGATCGAGTCTTTACAAGGCTTCGGAGTGGGATCTGGTCGATGCAGTGGAAGAGAAAAAAATAACAACCGGTCAGCTCAAGAAGGAAGAACTGCCGGAAGAGCTGCGGAAGATGAACACCGGTCAACTGAACGGCTATGTTCAGCAAAAAAAGAGAGAGCGGGAAGAGGTGAAAGCGCAGATTACAGAACTGAGCCGGAAACGGGATGCCTATATCCTGCAGAAACAGAAACAAAATGCTGGTGAACAGAGCCTCGGCTCAGTCATTCTCAAAAATCTGAGGGCCCAGGCCGAAGCCAAAAACTTCAGGTTCAAGTAA
- the rsgA gene encoding ribosome small subunit-dependent GTPase A — MITLSDLGFDVWFEAHIDDIRHEGQNIARITAVDRNSYLVRNEIGEIPAELAGKFSFQVESSVELPCVGDWVSVQYHNEGTLAIIHGLFPRKTFLRRKRAGMEVEYQMIAANIDLAFIVQSCHFDFNLARLNRYLVMAADGHVEPIIILAKTDLISDAELQEKLSAIKEAGITTRIIALSNLTGAGYDEFREVLFPGKTCCLLGSSGVGKTTMINHLTGRNDLDTKAVSGTGEGTHTTTRRQLIVLDNGVMFIDTPGMRELGLLGAGEGVNKGFEDIIELAGACRYADCSHTQESGCAVLAAIAGGELSEERYAGYLKLRKESEHYEMSYLEKRKKDKAFGRFIKTAKKNLKR; from the coding sequence ATGATAACATTAAGTGATCTGGGCTTTGACGTGTGGTTCGAAGCACATATCGATGACATCCGCCATGAGGGTCAGAACATTGCACGCATAACAGCCGTTGATCGCAATTCTTACCTTGTCAGGAATGAAATCGGTGAGATTCCTGCCGAACTTGCGGGAAAGTTCTCTTTCCAGGTTGAGTCATCGGTTGAGCTGCCCTGTGTCGGCGACTGGGTCAGTGTGCAGTATCATAATGAGGGCACCCTGGCAATCATCCATGGGCTCTTTCCACGAAAAACGTTTTTACGCCGGAAGCGTGCCGGCATGGAAGTGGAATACCAGATGATTGCAGCCAATATTGATCTCGCATTTATTGTCCAGTCCTGTCACTTTGACTTTAATCTGGCGAGACTGAACCGCTATCTGGTCATGGCGGCTGACGGGCATGTTGAGCCAATTATCATTCTTGCCAAAACGGATCTGATCTCCGACGCTGAACTGCAGGAGAAGCTTTCGGCTATAAAAGAGGCTGGAATCACGACAAGAATTATCGCACTCAGTAATCTGACCGGCGCTGGATATGACGAATTCCGGGAGGTATTGTTTCCAGGAAAAACCTGTTGCCTGCTTGGTTCGTCGGGAGTCGGCAAAACGACGATGATCAATCACCTGACTGGACGGAATGATCTTGATACCAAAGCGGTCAGTGGAACGGGAGAAGGCACACATACAACGACGCGTCGGCAGCTTATTGTGCTTGACAATGGCGTTATGTTCATCGATACGCCCGGAATGAGAGAGTTGGGCCTTCTGGGCGCCGGTGAAGGAGTCAACAAGGGGTTTGAAGATATTATTGAGCTTGCCGGGGCCTGTCGCTATGCCGATTGCAGCCATACACAGGAGTCAGGATGCGCGGTTCTTGCTGCAATTGCAGGTGGAGAGTTGAGTGAAGAGCGCTATGCAGGCTATCTGAAGCTCCGGAAAGAGTCAGAACACTATGAGATGTCCTACCTGGAGAAGCGGAAAAAGGATAAGGCATTCGGACGCTTCATCAAGACAGCAAAGAAGAATCTGAAAAGATGA
- a CDS encoding penicillin-binding transpeptidase domain-containing protein: MKLLILLLLFFGVPTRSGAQEIDRTLFGALDTALVIVNRSSGAVTDVNPALSARRMSPCSTFKIYNTLIGLQLGLIKGADDPWYTWDGVHRDIDAWNGDLTLREAFRVSAVPAFQALARAIGPARMKTYIERIGYGNGDISAGIDTFWLPRKGKTGMLISAKEQVALLNKLLDGRLPFSGKHVKTLREVMLVAETPKGKLYGKTGSGKSADGKEELGWFVGFLESGGVEYVFACNITGGEHPTGKAARAIVENVFRSQNLL; this comes from the coding sequence ATGAAACTACTGATATTATTGCTGCTTTTCTTTGGCGTGCCGACGCGTTCGGGCGCGCAGGAGATCGACAGAACGCTTTTCGGCGCCTTGGATACGGCGCTGGTGATCGTTAACCGCTCCTCCGGTGCTGTGACCGATGTGAATCCGGCACTCAGCGCTCGGCGAATGTCTCCCTGCTCAACATTCAAGATTTATAATACTCTTATCGGCTTGCAGCTCGGCCTGATCAAGGGAGCCGATGATCCCTGGTATACATGGGATGGTGTGCATCGGGATATCGATGCATGGAATGGCGATTTAACTCTTCGTGAGGCGTTCCGGGTTTCGGCAGTGCCTGCTTTTCAGGCGCTGGCAAGAGCTATCGGGCCTGCACGGATGAAGACATATATCGAACGGATCGGCTATGGAAACGGGGATATCTCTGCGGGGATCGATACTTTCTGGCTTCCCCGGAAAGGAAAAACCGGAATGCTCATCAGCGCCAAAGAGCAGGTCGCGTTATTAAACAAACTGCTTGACGGCAGGCTGCCGTTTTCCGGAAAGCATGTGAAAACACTTCGTGAAGTCATGCTGGTAGCAGAAACTCCAAAAGGGAAACTCTATGGCAAGACCGGATCAGGCAAGAGTGCTGACGGCAAAGAAGAGCTCGGATGGTTTGTCGGCTTTCTCGAAAGTGGGGGAGTCGAGTACGTGTTTGCCTGCAACATCACCGGCGGAGAGCATCCTACAGGAAAAGCCGCCCGCGCTATCGTTGAAAACGTTTTCAGGTCTCAGAATCTTCTGTAG